The region GTTGGATAAGCAAGGGAAACTGCTTCGcaattacacacaaaacattgaTACATTAGAACAAGTGGCTGGAGTTCAGCGGATTATCCAGTGTCATGGTAAGTGATACAGCTAATCCTGAATCTTAGTTTGTATATAGTTCTGTCTGTGGtgatagtgaaaataaaataatgcttttatttcaggGTCGTTTGCAACTGCGTCCTGTCTCGTCTGTAAACACAAAGTGGATTGTGAGGCTGTAAGGGAAGACATCTTTAACCAGGTATTTATGCATTACAAACTGATCCAGgataacacattttaatgtacTGTTGGATACCACGTCATCAAAGTCACAAGACACTGCCATTTTATTGAAGTATTCCCCACAAATCCTGAAGCCTATTACATACTATGCATGTTAAGaaacagctgcaacaatttaaatgaaaatgtacaaacTGTGTTGTCCAACAGTAACATCTAGAATTTCAGGGTCAGTGCATTAAAAAACTCCTTAACAATCAACTTCCAGTCAAAACTCTTACAGAGCCGTAGGTGGCTGATCAGTGTACATTTGGTGACTGTAAGATGTCTTGTGTATGTCATACACTTGTGTTAGCACTGAAGTGCCACTCCAGGGTTGGGGCAAACATGACCAGGAGGAGCAATTTGGACGCTTTGACACAGGGGTAACAAATAATTATTAATCGCTGCACTGTGTTGCATCATTTGCTGGAAGGGGGCCATGGTTTATGTAATGAGCTCCACCTGTCATTTTCCTGCTTTGAGAATTCAAAGTCTCTTCAATGAAAAGGgtctgaattttatttatgCTGCAAAATGATATATTAAGTTCTTAATCTATACTCTGATAGATGAGTGTCATCAGTATTGCCCAAACATGGTGCAGTTAAAACACTATAAGCATCAACCAGTGTCAATAACTCTACAGTCATTTTTGAGATTCTAGTGGTGGTGTTATattaatgacaatgaaaatgtttttcaggtAGTTTGTCCATCGTCATTAACACACTATAAATAATGTGTGTAGTGGGTTGGTTCGATGTCAAATACTTGTTAAAGCTGTTTGCTTAATACATTTCATCAGGGGTaagaatgaaaatgtgtattttatattttatacgtatttttagtttttttcatatGTAATGAACatactttaaaatgtgacatgtgGTTATCAGCTCAAGCTCAAACTGACTGTAGTGACACCCACCaacagaaagaataaaatgaaacatctgcATGAACAGGTCTATTCAGAGATTTTGCACCATCCATGATAGTACATCTGTCAGTCACTTGTGGAAGTAAATCAGGGGTGTACAGCTGCCTGCTAAGAAGACATTAGCTAATATTGTGGATTTTATAGATATGCAACCCCCTACCAAAGTAAGGAGGACATTTGGCATTGCGTTCCTTTAACACCATATTCTTTTATAGTGCTAATAAGATAAATTCTTCTTGCAGGTTGTCCCTCGTTGTCGACGGTGTCCAGATATTCCCTTGGCAATCATGAAACCTGACATCGTCTTCTTTGGAGAGAATCTTCCAGAAATGTTCCACAGAGCCATGAAGCAGGATAAAGATGAGGTGGACCTCTTGATAGTCATTGGCTCTTCTCTTAAAGTCCGACCAGTTGCCCTCATCCCAAGTATGGTTTCGTCAAATGAATGGATTTCTTCTATAAGATGCATGCAATAACCAGCATTTTTCCATTGTGCTTGCAgttaatgtaaacatgtaatacataactgttttctcttcttcatcccATCCAGACTCCATTCCTCATGAAGTGCCTCAGGTCCTGATCAATAGGGAGCAGCTGCCTCACCTCAACTTCGATGTAGAGTTACTCGGGGACTGTGATGTCATTGTCAACGAGCTCTGTCATCGATTGGGTGGAGACTTTGAGCAGCTCTGCTACAACACTGTAAGACTCACTGAGATCACAGAGAAACCCCCACGGTTACCAGAACAACCACCAAGCGAGGCCTTGCCTGCTTCCAGCGACACAGCTCAGGAGGAGCAGAAGCAGCACAGTACAGACTCAGTAACTAAGCcttcagaggagacagaaagtctGAATGCCACAGAGACTGCTGGTAATAATGTTACACCTCCAGAGCCTTGTCCAAATGCCCAGTGTCCCAGTGAAGGGACAGCCGAGCCTTCAGAGATACCAGCAGACGACGCACCAAAAGAGGAGGCCGCTGAAGTTAAGAGCCAAACCTCCAACCTTGAATTTCGTAGAAGATGCTGGATGAGTCGAATCAACAGAAGTCCAATCAGCAAACGCCTTGAGAGTAAGCCTATTATAAATGCCAAAGTTGTGGAGTAGATAATGATTTTCTCCAAATATTGATTCCAGCTTAAtaaattgtttgtattgtttccCACAGCAGGCCAGTATCTGTTCCAAGCACCGAATCACTATGTCTTTCATGGGGCTGAGGTTTACTCCGAATCTGAAGATGAGACGTCGAGCTCTTGTGGCAGCGACAGTGACGAGTCTGAGTGCAGTGCAGACGGGATGGAAGAGGACAGTGAGCCAGACGAAGCGGATGcactagcagcagcagcagatggagacaCATGCCTCAGAGACACAATACAACACACTTTAGCCAATGAGGCCACATCAAGTGTGCAGACAGACAATACTGAAAAGACACAGAGCACCACACACCTTTAAATGTAAAGTACCCTGTCAACAAAGCACTAAttgtctttatatatatatatgtttcgTATATTTTTGACTCATCAACCTTactattatttttcataaagtTGAAATTGCGTGACAACTTTGTGTGAATATgcatcaagtttttttttttccttgttttttttctgtgcccaCTTTGGTCACATGCATTGTGTCTGAAACCTCATACTGTATGCTACTTACTAAATAGAATGCAgtagttgtgttttttcttttttaggatTTCTTTCCATGTGCTAGTCTgattttgcatttacattttcagaaatttAGCTGATTCTCTCATCTACTGCGGCATACCACAAATGCAACACTAGATTAAGCTTTAATTCCTAAATCGCAGTCATTATAAGGAAAGGCTTCAAATGTGAATCTCAGCCCATAGTGTGATGTCAACTGTGATCTAATGATGTGTTTCAGAGTTGGTTCTTGTTACCACTGggaaacatgtaaatatgtaaacCTACTGCCTGCTAAATAGTGGGTACTATGAGTTTCAGACACATACATAAATCTTCAGACGGTTTACTTGAAGGCATCATTCTAACTTGCAATATAAAAAGTTCAGCTCTGCTCTTTCCTGAGGGTAAATGCTGGAAAAAGGAACAGTACTCTTTAATTTTAGACCAAAGAACACTTCATCAACGCGCTCCTACGTTGTCACAAGCTTTGTATGTTTAACCTGTCATTTAAATCTTGGAAGAAAAATATAACTATTGACAAGGTGTTCCTTCTGACATGTGGCAGCTACTTTTTTATGGTCAAGCCTCTTATTTTTATACTCTGATGTGAGACATACTCATCGAAGAGTAGGTGATTTATCTGTACGAAGTTATACTAAGTTGTAATATTAAGCCTTAGGAATATATTCAATGAGTTCACATTGAAAAGCAGCACTTTTTTCCTTGTTATAAAACCGGTTTTGTTGCTCCTGTCACTTTTCATAGagttaaaacaaaagaaaaaacaattttcttcATCATACAGAGGAGTCTGCTGCCTGTAAAGATTAAGTGTTGGTAGATGGACATATTTGAGCCAATGTGTTGGATAAGTGTCTACACCAACATAATTCACATGCCATTTACAAGGTAATGTTTTGTTTACGGtttaaggaaaaacatttttacatcattatAGTTGTTATTTCTCCTGGGGTTCTCAGtaaaaacaagaatgaaaaacactgaccaGTCATTTCTGTTACTTCAAGCACACCTGCCAGGTGATGGCGCAGGCGTGAAAAGCGCGTCACCTAGCGCCACTGAACACACCCTGCCAgttcctgtttcctctttcaaaGACTAACTAGAGTGAGAGGGTTTCTGCGAGAGTAGCATTTCGTTTAGATACTGTTATCCTGTTATTCTCAGGAAAGTGTTTTAAGACAGCAGAACAATACGTAAGCATTTAACGTTGTGTAGTCGATAACGTTTGGGGGATTCTATAGCTAAACGTCACTAGTTTGTTCAGGCGTAGTACGGTAACATGATTTTTCTATGCTTAATCTCTAATACCGTAATATAAAACTACTCAATGTGTTGATAGTACgttcattaatttgtttttaccGGTTCAAATAAGCTAGGCTTGGCAACATTTCTTCATCCAGTCGTTGGAACTACATTTCCCTGCTTTCTCTCGACTGTCCTGTGATACGACATGTCGTAAAAATTCAGTCAACAACACCAAATCCGAGATGGACACAACCAAAGACGGTTGACAgtttctgtcttcatctttattCGTTATCTGAAATGTTAATCGCTATCTAGTGACGCCAGGGTTCGGTACACAGGTCCGGTTGTGAATATGGAGGCCATGGAGGATGATAGTCTGGACGTAAAAGACGACCATAACCACAACTACTGTGCGAGCAGCAGCGGTAAAGTCCGCACGTATCTTAGCAGCCGACTGTCGGATGTAACGACGGTCCCGCAGCCCGTTTGCCCACCGGTACCGGGAGGGGAACCGGGGACTCGACGAGGGAAGCTACGGTCCGGCAGCACCGGAGGGTCAAAGTTCATGGACTCGGATTCAGGGAGTGAGAACAGCGAAGTCAGTGAGACTGACTGCACGGCTCCGCCAGCCGCCGCCGAGGGAAAATTCACCCTCGATTCTACTTCCAAGTTCCGTAAGTTGACTTTAAGCAGCGGGGCCTGAAATCCTGTAGTCCCCCGACAGCAGGCCGAGCTGCCGGGGGACTACAGAGTGATGCTcctggcaggcaggcagacaggtcACTGATAATGTTGGTTTCTGaggcctcctctctcctctttacaCTCAGTCCTGAATGCAATGGCAGTAGAAGACTACCGGAAAAACCACTGGCCAAATCTGGAGAAGGCAATTGACCGTCTGCTGGTTCAGAATCCCACAGACCACATCTCTGTTTCTTATGCACAGATATACAGGTGAGACTTTACACGTTCAGGGATGTTGATTAAACACACACGAGCTGTTTGTGCGGCTTTTTCTACAGAATGTGATTTCTGCTAAGACCCATGAAGTTGCCACGTACATCACTGGTAGTTTCAGTTGAGATGCAGCTTTTCTTTACTGgtcttttactttattttctcagttataTCTacaagtgtgtttgtcagcagcacTCTGAGCTGCTCTACAATGATTTGACATCAAAAATAACAACTCATCTTCAACACGTCTCCACCCATCTAGAAGTAAGTAAATCCAGATACAAGGAGATCATCATATGCAGCACATACAGACACTATTAACTAAcacttttgttgttattttccaGGCCAGCCCACCTGAGAACTTCATTGAGAACTTCAATGTTGCGCTGACACAATACACAGCTTCTCTTCAA is a window of Seriola aureovittata isolate HTS-2021-v1 ecotype China chromosome 14, ASM2101889v1, whole genome shotgun sequence DNA encoding:
- the sirt1 gene encoding NAD-dependent protein deacetylase sirtuin-1, which produces MADGENSLGTGFSGASEMDEPAAKRSKISPGTNYGFKGTEADQFSCVSADTESWEAAVNCAQPAEKEAKPVMAVEQAPAALGGDNNGLGLLVSEPHKPVMKLDDSAVLGTTEEGADFLERDDLPSNGLAVTPDHINEEDDRSSHASSSDWTPQPQIGSYSFIQQHIRETDPRTILRDLLPETVLPPDLDDMTLWQIIINISEPPKRKKRKDINTLEDVVRLLHESKRILVLTGAGVSVSCGIPDFRSRDGIYARLAVDFPDLPDPQAMFDIEYFRRDPRPFFKFAKEIYPGQFQPSPCHKFISMLDKQGKLLRNYTQNIDTLEQVAGVQRIIQCHGSFATASCLVCKHKVDCEAVREDIFNQVVPRCRRCPDIPLAIMKPDIVFFGENLPEMFHRAMKQDKDEVDLLIVIGSSLKVRPVALIPNSIPHEVPQVLINREQLPHLNFDVELLGDCDVIVNELCHRLGGDFEQLCYNTVRLTEITEKPPRLPEQPPSEALPASSDTAQEEQKQHSTDSVTKPSEETESLNATETAGNNVTPPEPCPNAQCPSEGTAEPSEIPADDAPKEEAAEVKSQTSNLEFRRRCWMSRINRSPISKRLETGQYLFQAPNHYVFHGAEVYSESEDETSSSCGSDSDESECSADGMEEDSEPDEADALAAAADGDTCLRDTIQHTLANEATSSVQTDNTEKTQSTTHL
- the cacul1 gene encoding CDK2-associated and cullin domain-containing protein 1 is translated as MEAMEDDSLDVKDDHNHNYCASSSGKVRTYLSSRLSDVTTVPQPVCPPVPGGEPGTRRGKLRSGSTGGSKFMDSDSGSENSEVSETDCTAPPAAAEGKFTLDSTSKFLLNAMAVEDYRKNHWPNLEKAIDRLLVQNPTDHISVSYAQIYSYIYKCVCQQHSELLYNDLTSKITTHLQHVSTHLEASPPENFIENFNVALTQYTASLQCIVPVFMYLNKFYIESKLNRDLRDDLMKLFADHVAEKHVNTLMPLLIKAHSMPFQVQPSTMASVVKGLYSLQPEWAQLAPALFSGFIPQINPPAVESLLSDYAAHDQKLQMELSMNGFPRGDQSRKRASDDS